The following DNA comes from Vibrio gigantis.
CGGAGTATTGATTATGATTCGTCGAATCGCCCTATCGCTATCCATTCTTTTTTGCACCACTCAACCCTCGTTTGCTGATGAAAGCTATGCCAATGAAGAATACGGAATCATTGGAGGCAGCATCACCTACGGCGAAAGTGTTTTCTCCACTAAAAGTTCTCCTCAATTCGGTGCAACACCCAACCTCTTCTATTCCGGCCCGAAAGGCTTTATTGATGGCAGCCTAGCCAATTGGCAACTGCTACCTTATGTGGGGCTATCAGGAAACTGGCGCTTTGCTGAGGTATCAGATACCTTCATTGATCTGCCTAATGGTATTCAAGACAGAGATGGCAATGGAGAGCTAGGGGTAACCTTAGGTACGGTAGGAGCACGCCTCACCTATTTACACGATGTGACTTCAGAACATAATGGCTACGAAGTTCAGTTCCACTTAGGCAGAACGTTAGAAACCTGGACACAGCCACTCACTATCACGCCTTACATAGAAATCGACTATCGAGATAAAAAGCTCTCAAATCATCTTTACGGTATTTCTAACTCGGAGGCTTCATCTTCAGGGTTGAGTCAGTTTGATACTGGGTCAACCTTTGTCTATCAAGCAGGGTTAATCGGACTCTATGAGTTCACACCCACTTGGATTGGTATCGCACGAGCCGACTTAATACATCACGACAGCAACAGCGACTTGATCCAGCGAGATTTAGGTTGGTCATTTGAATTAGGTGTGACCTATCGTTTTGCGGGATTGTAAGTTTGTAGGCTCCAATAATTTGTAGGCTCCAATAAAAAGAGCCTACATCAATGCAGGCTCTTTGGTATCTCATAGTTTATTCTGTTGATAGCGAATCAAATACTCACTTATCACTGCTCACTAAGGCGTGTAGTACGTTGCAGCGCCCGGACCTACTGGTAGGCCAAATACAAATACCCAAACGTAGAACATTAAGCTCCAACCAACCAAGAACACGATTGAGTATGGAAGCATGGTTGCAATCAGAGTACCGATACCTAGGTTCTTCATGTAACGCGTCGCTACCGCAAGGATAAGACCGAAGTAGCTCATCATTGGAGTAATGATGTTGGTTGTTGAATCACCGATACGGTAAGCCGCCTGAATCGTTTCTGGTGCGTAACCTACTAGCATTAGCATTGGAACGAAGATAGGCGCTGTTACTGCCCACTGAGCAGAAGCTGAACCGATCATCAGGTTAATGAAGCCACACATTAGGATGAATGCGAAGAACAACATTGGACCCGTTAGGCCGATATCTTGTAGGAAAGTAGCACCTGCAACTGCGAATACTTGACCGAAGTTAGTCCACTTGAAGAAAGCGACAAACTGAGCAGCAAAGAACACAAGTACGATGTACATGCCCATTGAAGACATCGACTTAGACATTGCCTCGATCACATCACGGTCTGTTTTCATTGTGCCGGTAACTTTACCGTAAACAAAACCAGGAACCGCGAAGAATACGAAGATGAACGCTACGATACTTTTCAGGAATGGAGAACCTGAAACCGTACCTGCTGCTGAACGTAGAACACCATCAGCTGGAACAATCGTCCAAGCAAGAAGGGCTGAAACCGCTAGCACTGCTATACCCGCAAGCTTAAGGCCTTTCTTCTCAACGTCTGTTAGCTTGCCCATTGAATCATTTGATAAATCTTCAGACGCTTCTTCGTCGTTGTATTTACCCAGTTTTGGTTCAACAATCTTCTCAGTTACAAATGCACCTGTAATAGCGATGAAGAAAGTAGAAACAAACATGAAGTACCAGTTTGATTCAGGACCAACGCTGTAAGTCGGGTCAATCATTTGTGCTGCTGTTTCTGTGATACCAGAAAGCAGTGGGTCAACCGTACCGATTAGAAGGTTTGCAGAGTAACCACCAGATACACCAGCAAATGCTGCCGCTAGACCCGCTAATGGGTGACGACCCAAAGAGTGGAAAAGCATTGCTGCAAGCGGGATAAGTACTACATAGCCCAGCTCTGAAGCCGTGTTAGAGATGATACCTGCAAAAACGACAGTTACCGTAACCATGCGCTTAGATGCGCCCATTACCATGCCACGCATCGCAGCAGATAATAGACCTGAGTGCTCAGCAATTGCTACACCTAGCATTGCAACCAGCACGGTACCTAATGGCGCAAAGCCAACAAAGTTTTTAACTAGATTCGTTACGATGAGTTGTAAGCCTTCAGCATTCAGTAAGCTTACAACATAGATCATTCCGTCAACAGAACGACCTGGAGCACCTTCTGGGCGAGGGTCCATAACAGACACTTCAAAATATCCAGCGATACCTGAAGTAACTAGAATAGCGACACAGAAGATTGCGAAAAGAGTGATTGGGTGGGGTAATAGGTTCCCCAAATATTCAACACCATCGAGAAAACGGGTAAAAATAGGTTTCTTTGGCGAGTTGTTTTTTATTGAAGCTGATGAACTCATCAGTTCCCTCCTTGTAGTGATTCCTATGCAATTGTGACAAAAATGTTCAAATTGCCAGCGAAGGGTACGCGACAAAATTATCAATTAGAAATTCAAAATGTTACAAAATGTGTAACAAATGGTGATTTTTAACTCTATTTGAACAATTAATTAGCAAATAAATCTACATTAAATACAATATCTAGATTTATAATTCACAAGCACCCATTCACTACAAATATAACTAATAGTGTAACCCTTTGATTCACTTAAAAATAAAACACACCATACTCTAAATTAATACACGATACTCTGTAAGGTTCTTCTCGAGGGAAAAGAAAACAGACAAATGAATGAAGTTTGACCTCCCCCTCGTTTTTACACTCGTGTCACATCAATTTGACTGACTATTTCTG
Coding sequences within:
- a CDS encoding MipA/OmpV family protein, which gives rise to MIRRIALSLSILFCTTQPSFADESYANEEYGIIGGSITYGESVFSTKSSPQFGATPNLFYSGPKGFIDGSLANWQLLPYVGLSGNWRFAEVSDTFIDLPNGIQDRDGNGELGVTLGTVGARLTYLHDVTSEHNGYEVQFHLGRTLETWTQPLTITPYIEIDYRDKKLSNHLYGISNSEASSSGLSQFDTGSTFVYQAGLIGLYEFTPTWIGIARADLIHHDSNSDLIQRDLGWSFELGVTYRFAGL
- a CDS encoding AbgT family transporter, whose product is MSSSASIKNNSPKKPIFTRFLDGVEYLGNLLPHPITLFAIFCVAILVTSGIAGYFEVSVMDPRPEGAPGRSVDGMIYVVSLLNAEGLQLIVTNLVKNFVGFAPLGTVLVAMLGVAIAEHSGLLSAAMRGMVMGASKRMVTVTVVFAGIISNTASELGYVVLIPLAAMLFHSLGRHPLAGLAAAFAGVSGGYSANLLIGTVDPLLSGITETAAQMIDPTYSVGPESNWYFMFVSTFFIAITGAFVTEKIVEPKLGKYNDEEASEDLSNDSMGKLTDVEKKGLKLAGIAVLAVSALLAWTIVPADGVLRSAAGTVSGSPFLKSIVAFIFVFFAVPGFVYGKVTGTMKTDRDVIEAMSKSMSSMGMYIVLVFFAAQFVAFFKWTNFGQVFAVAGATFLQDIGLTGPMLFFAFILMCGFINLMIGSASAQWAVTAPIFVPMLMLVGYAPETIQAAYRIGDSTTNIITPMMSYFGLILAVATRYMKNLGIGTLIATMLPYSIVFLVGWSLMFYVWVFVFGLPVGPGAATYYTP